DNA sequence from the Numenius arquata chromosome 13, bNumArq3.hap1.1, whole genome shotgun sequence genome:
aattaattGGAGAAGTCAAACTAGCTAAAAAACCCTGCAAACTTACAGAAACTGAAGTGATACAGTGTAAGGGCGACATATTTTGCCTTCATACAGCCCTTCATAACGGGGTGAAAGCACATACTGCTGTGTAAACATACTGTATACTATCTGTTTTAGCTTCCTTGCCATATGTTTGATTTCTCTTCGCAAAAAATGACCTGTATAGgatttgttttgttctgtgcCTGCCACATCAAGTCACGGTCACAGGTGAGGAGAGGTGAAGGTGCTCCCCAGGCGGAGGGTGGCCATTTCCCCGGCAGCTGACAGAAAGAGAGGAGGGTTTGGAAGGAGCTGAGACTTCCTGCCTCAAAAGACGTTACAGCTGGCAGAAAAGATGTATATTTGTGTTCTGTTGCTCAGCCCTGCCTTGCAGAAATGGTGGTCACCTCAGGTGCGCTCCAGACGGCAGGGAGTTGGCCCAGATGGGGTCTGCCCCCATGGGGCCTGTTCTGAAGGTCACTGACGTGCCTACGCATCTGCTGAGATTTTAAATAAGGCAAGCAAACTACCTGTGAGGAAAGTTTCCATTTATCTGTGCTTTCATCTTTGTTTTGTATTATATTCAATTAATATATAGATTACATTTACATTAAAGTTCACTTAATTTATTCCTTTGTTATCTTAAGTTGGTCTTTCAATTAGTGTATGTTGTTTTGGATGATAAATTTTGTTGGTAAGCATCTTTTTTCTGGCTGCTTAGGAAATACAAAGCTGACTGAGCTGACTTAGTGGTGTTATTTTATGTTATGTTATATGTTATGTTCTACCATGTGTATTTCCACAGTTCTAGGTGAAATTAATGAGAAATTGGCACACTTTCCAAAGCTACCGCAACCCAGAGACTCAGGAACTGTATAAGAAATAGCAAGTAGCTCTGCAGTCTCTTGCACTGAAAATCTTGTCTTACCTATCATCTCATTTGCCACCCTTTTTGTTAAAGAAGGGCTGACTTTCTCTGACAAGCCTGTTTCCCAAGCAGGATGAATTTACACCATGATCTGTGATGAAGAAGTTGGCTTCGCTGGAGGTAGATTAAGTGAAAGCAGCGCAGAGGAGCCTGAAGCTGATGGCACCATTCATCTGGGAGATCTGAGACATCTGATGTTTCCACATCAAAGGTGGGAAGGCAAAGACCCATTATGAAGAGGGTGTTTTGCCAGTTGAAGATTGGGGGTTGGTGGACCAGGTTTGCAGGAAGGAGGCCTTGAGGCTGATCTGCTTGGGGCCAGTCATCCAGATTGAGAGATGTCATGCTTTATAAACTACAAAATGTTTTAGGACTTTTTCAGTCAGCAAGTGAAAACTGTTGGATTGCCAGCCTTTTACCACTGTAGGAAGCTATTTCATAGAGAAGGTGAGGTTATGGCCCTTTCCCACTTGTTTGAGGGAAGTGCATGCCCCATAAGGTGCTGGTAAGTAGACCTTGCTTTCTCACCTCTACTGAGGCCACTTATAGAGAAGAAGCTATAATTTGACCCTCAACTTTAATCACCCTCTTAATTTTGAAAAGTGCAGGAGTCTTATTTTTATTCAAGAAGGAACAAAGAACTATTTTAGAGGCTGGCGACCCTGCTGGAAAGTGCATAAAATGTTGATTAAGGTACAGATGTGCTAGCCCCCATTAAAACTTCTGGAAGaattaactatattttttttttctttttttttaattgctacttTCTAGTTATTTCTAATCTGTAATCCTGTTTTTTGGtgagctttttgttgttttgtggattttttacaaaaatttaaatgttGACAGCTCTGCAACCTCTTTGGAGCTTCACTGTTTTCTCTGCTTGTTAGGATTAACAGCAGATTAACTATGATCAgaccttttgttgttgttcacaGACGGTTATGGGTCATTTTCAGGTTGCCCATTCTCAGGATCAGGTAATGGTTAGGTGTCTTTCGCTAAGGGATTGCGTCAAGGCTCTGTGTCAAGTACAGCTCTGAAAGTGCTTAGTGCACTGCATGTTCAAAAGGGAATTTAGCTGCACTCCCTGCTCTGAATGCCCTCAGCAGAGACCTTTGTACCATTCTCTTCCGCATACAAACAGGTAGAGTCCAAACGGGGGTGAAAAATGGCTCCTCAAAGCCACATCGCTTtgctttgtgctttattttgtagTATAACATTCATCACTTGCGGAGCAGAAGGTGAGATGCAAGATCTGTTACTATTGCTGTTGCAACTGACAAGTTTCAGTACAGTGATTTTCTAAGGCAGTCCATCTCTTATACTTTTATTAGCAATCTGCAAAAGTATCCTAATAAGTTTGCTGCAAAAATTACTGATTTTCTGAGATGAAACCATTTCTGTgatgattttatgaaaataaaactttgtctTAAGCagtagaaaggaaaacattttcaaattatctaaacaaaatgtttctttaagaTCTGGTTGGCTGATAAATTTAGAAAATGTTGATGATTTTGGCAGTTGCTGTTTGctctgaaatttgtttttaagcttTGTGATCTCGCACAGTGACTAATTACCTAGCTCCCACTGTCATGGGCAGAGCCAGCTATAGGAGTGTTTGCCAGGGGGTGTCTGTCATTCCACAAAAGCGAAATGAAAACcaagcaaaatggaaaggaataAGCTGAAATCTTCTAAATCAAACAGTCAGTAAAAAATGCTTTATTGAAAAGTCTTTCTGATAATTACGAAGGTgcaatttactttattttttttttccttatgtgttGCTTAGGACAGAAAGGTGCTGAGCCAGAAGTGACTATCGCACTTGGACGGCTCAAAGGGAGACAAACAAATGTGAAGGGGACAGACAGACTTGTAAATGTTTTCCTTGGGATTCCTTTTGCAAAACCCCCTCTTGGATCCTTGAGGTTTTCCCCACCTGAACCCCCTGAACCCTGGGATGATCTGAGAGATGCAACTTCTTACCCACCACTGTGAGAGCCGTTCTGTTCATTTGTGTATATGCCCTGCTCACGTTTGTCAGTGTTGTCGTGTTTATTAGGGTACAGAAGTCTGATTTTTGGTAAGGAGCTTGTATTGGCTGGCAGTGAATATGCTGCCagtactgaaatatttcattagaaCTGAGGGACCAGAAACCACAAGAAATTCCTTTCTTCGGAGATCAAGTTTTCTATTTAAACTGTGCTGAAATAACTCAGCTTTTTAAGTACAACTATAGAGCTGTGCTTGCACAGGTTGCACCTCTAACTGTGTACAGGTAACACAAAGTTTGAGCACCCTGTGGGAATTCAGTCTGTGGGGCCACAGAAAGTGTGTTTTCTCTACCGTTGTTATGTGGTTGCtattgcatttttattactaATAGTCACGTTTCCTTTCTTTTGTGAAGATGTCCTCAAGATCTGTCCATGTtgaaaacagctgaaagaaactttaaagaaaaacacctgCAGTTCCGAACTTCTGAGGACTGTTTGTATCTGAATGTTTACAGCCCTGCTGGTTCAAACAGGAAGGACAAGTTACCTGTACGTAAACCCATTGGACAGATTTGTGTTGCATAAAGTCACACCTAATGATAGCTCCTAAGTCAgttaattgcttttgaaaatgtggtgCTGCAGTagcaaaaataatattattatgtAAAATTCAAAGTCCACCATTCAGCTTCCATTGGTCTTCGGTGATTTGGAGTTCCTGATTCTCTGATGTGGTcttcctttttcaaatgaaatgtaCCAAGTAATGTATAAAAGCGTgtctcaccctttttttttctccaaggtaATGGTGTGGATCCATGGAGGCAATTTTATATTCGGTGGTGCTTCTAGGTATGATGGTTCTGCACTGTCAGCCTATGAGAACATTGTGGTAGTAATAATTCAGTACAGACTTGGACTCCTTGGATTCTTCAAGTAAGATGACCTATTTCACTTTTTACAAAATACTTCCTATGGTGTTTAAAGCCTGGGTACTTTTGTTTTCTAAGTCAGCCGAACTTCTATACCAGCTTCTCGCTGTTACAGTGATTTAAATGTCCATTTAAATGTCCATACAGTGATTTAAATGTCCATAAAAAGTCCATACAGCAGGacttaaaaacattaagaaatgtCCATAAATTCCATTTGCACTGTCATTTGCTTGTAGCCACTATCAAATCACAGGTGggcttctttggttctgggtagGACATTTGTTCTTGCCTTTGCTTCCATCCCTTGGTGTGTGAAGCAAAAACTAAAGGCCAGGGATCCATCTGTGTGTGGGTGAACAAACAGTAGAGACAGGTAAGTCAGTGGGGCTTAGATCTGACTATGAAGGGCTTTAGGTCAGCAGCTATACAGATCTTTCCTCGGCCAAATTTGTGCAGAATGTAGGTTGGtgagatttattttattctagTATTAAAAGAACTCTTACTCTTCCTGAGAATTCGGcttataatgtttttctttcagcactGGGGATGAACACGCTCGTGGGAACTGGGCATTTTTGGATCAAGTGGCAGCTCTTCGGTGGATCCAAGAAAATATTGAACCCTTTGGTGGAGATCCAGGATCTGTCACGCTCTTTGGTGTATCTGCAGGATCTTGCTCTGTTTTTGCACATGTACGTATGCCGTAGACACACTAAAAagtaaagtctttaaaaaaaagtcttcaaaaacTCAATTAGTGTAATATTTCATGCTTAATCtgatttttgaaagtaaaattaatgGTGCTTTAGGCTAAGTCTGGACACTTCCCCTGTAAGCACATAAAAATGTGTAATTCCCCACCGAATCCAGCAGTTTAGTCAAGCATAAAGTTATGGGATAAGGACCCTAATGTAGAATAAATGCTTTCTGTTCTTCCCTTCTTGGCAGGTTTTATCTCCTTTGTCTAAGGGTCTCTTTCATAAAGCAATATCAGAGAGTGGAATTCTAATCCCCCCTGTTAAAGATTTACTTCTTTCATCAGATCTTAAGGTAggctcatttttttccattttaaagtctTTATAACCTACAGTAGGATATTACTTATATCTGATAATTTGgttaaaagagaaaaggggaaaatctGATTGCATGTTATGCAACAAAGTTGATCAAATGCATTCTACCTATAAATATATAGATTAGCGCTAAGtaaattttcattcaaataatCTATTTATTTTCAGTCTCGTTTGGTGTTGGAAATAGATTGTACAGTTGTGTGATTATAATATCTGTGGGCCAAGTTAGGTATTTTCAATTGCACACATGCCAAGCTGGGCATATGTCCATTTTCGTGCACACTGTAACTTATACAGTAACTATGACATTTATCATGGAAAGTTTATTTAGAATCTAGAAAGGGCATtcagtttttattcttttacagaGGGTCTTTATttgaagtaaattaatttaaaacaaacaaacaaaatgaaaaattacattcCACTCTGTAAGTACCTTTTCATTTCTCCTGCTGAAACGGCAGGTAGTAATAATGTGAATCTCTCATACGTCGAtttcctgaattttctttccttatttgaTTTATGTTACAACCTCATACTATCTCTACAGCAAGGTTTGTTGTAGAACAGTGAATGGACAAATAGCGAGAAAATTAAGTATACCAGAATGATTTCACTTCATGATCAAACTCTAGTATTTCTAGTAAAATAAACTACTCAAAGATCGATCAAGCTCACTTAAATCTGCCCTTAAATAAGACTATTGTGTATAATAGTTTTCTGTTGATAAATTCCTTAAGGACCACCTCAGAGCTAACAGTTTTTGTCTTTGtcaataattttcagaaaattgcAAGTGTATTTAAGTGTGAGATGAGCAGTTCATCCTCACTGATAAACTGCTTAAGGAACCAGGAAGCAGACGACATAGTCTTTAACACTACGGTAGGTGAGACTCTACTtactgacagatttttttaatggcacGCTTGCAAAACCGTAGCTCAACCTCTGACCGGAGTTCATTGTTGGCCTGTTCCAAAgttgatttttcttaatttttgtcaaaatacctcctaaatattgaaataatttcacGTAATTTCCTTTAGAATTTTTAGTGAAGTGCCACAGCACCTGTAAATTTATGCGCAAGACTTGAATGTACATATGTTTTGATGTCAGTTAGAAGCAGCAGTGTCGGGGAACCCTTACGTTAGTCCATACCATGCCCAACCAGGCTTTTGGTTTATCCTTTTGTGCAAAGCTGTGAATTTCTGTTACAGTGGCTGTAGATACTCAGATTTCTTAAAGCCCCTTTTGCACTTGGAACATTAAATGTGGGCATTTTATTAtatgatttgaagaaaaaaaggaaaatactattaACAAGTAAtttgatctttttgttttctctcgTCCTTCAGGAAATCCCATTTCTACCCTTAGTTTTGGATGGAGTATTTCTTCACAAGTCACCTGAAGAGATATTGGCTGGCAAAGAATTTAATGCAGTCCCATTCATGATAGGAGTCACCAACAATGAATTTGGCTGGAATATTAGATCTGTAATTTTATGgctattcttcatttttttgagTGTTTGTGTTAACTGAGGCAGGCAACTCTGAGAAGGTATTTGCTGG
Encoded proteins:
- the LOC141471334 gene encoding fatty acyl-CoA hydrolase precursor, medium chain-like isoform X1; amino-acid sequence: MAPQSHIALLCALFCSITFITCGAEGQKGAEPEVTIALGRLKGRQTNVKGTDRLVNVFLGIPFAKPPLGSLRFSPPEPPEPWDDLRDATSYPPLCPQDLSMLKTAERNFKEKHLQFRTSEDCLYLNVYSPAGSNRKDKLPVMVWIHGGNFIFGGASRYDGSALSAYENIVVVIIQYRLGLLGFFNTGDEHARGNWAFLDQVAALRWIQENIEPFGGDPGSVTLFGVSAGSCSVFAHVLSPLSKGLFHKAISESGILIPPVKDLLLSSDLKKIASVFKCEMSSSSSLINCLRNQEADDIVFNTTEIPFLPLVLDGVFLHKSPEEILAGKEFNAVPFMIGVTNNEFGWNIRSTSKIPGLKEIGDKKSITSTLEFLLPMLFVPSELLPAIVDEYLGNTEDPAELRDGFLDLLGDVGVVMPAIKALNYHRESGAPAYFFEYQHRPTSYWDSKPEYVRADHGDEVGFVFGGPYLAGDIQLRSEVTEEEKNLSRTLMKYWANFARNGNPNGEGLVEWPSYNLDEEYLEINLKQKKARKLKEKKVEFWRKVMFDKTNNKRMENKKVNSEL
- the LOC141471334 gene encoding fatty acyl-CoA hydrolase precursor, medium chain-like isoform X2 → MLKTAERNFKEKHLQFRTSEDCLYLNVYSPAGSNRKDKLPVMVWIHGGNFIFGGASRYDGSALSAYENIVVVIIQYRLGLLGFFNTGDEHARGNWAFLDQVAALRWIQENIEPFGGDPGSVTLFGVSAGSCSVFAHVLSPLSKGLFHKAISESGILIPPVKDLLLSSDLKKIASVFKCEMSSSSSLINCLRNQEADDIVFNTTEIPFLPLVLDGVFLHKSPEEILAGKEFNAVPFMIGVTNNEFGWNIRSTSKIPGLKEIGDKKSITSTLEFLLPMLFVPSELLPAIVDEYLGNTEDPAELRDGFLDLLGDVGVVMPAIKALNYHRESGAPAYFFEYQHRPTSYWDSKPEYVRADHGDEVGFVFGGPYLAGDIQLRSEVTEEEKNLSRTLMKYWANFARNGNPNGEGLVEWPSYNLDEEYLEINLKQKKARKLKEKKVEFWRKVMFDKTNNKRMENKKVNSEL